From the bacterium genome, one window contains:
- a CDS encoding Na/Pi cotransporter family protein → MDATIVTVLGGLGMFLLGIHHLTEGLKGLAGDSLRQALQRLVGGRFSAVLSGVVFTVLIQSSTAATLTVIGFVSAGLVTFPQAVGVIVGATLGTTSTPWIVAIFGLRLRIASAAMPLLGIGALLWLVGRGRWRSLGAILAGFGLLFVGIDYLQNGMAGTSWDLEAFAGSGPAARWILAIVGMVMTFVMQSSSAAAATTLVALDAGSLSFQQGCAIIVGQSVGSAATTAIAAVGGGLAVRRSALAHVVFSLVVGVLSLSFLTPLTTAAEWIGGRLGATDGVLALASFSSLFKLAGILVFYPWLDQFARYIEHLTGPGRDTAVDRLQPTLAEAGGTVALEAAWRALLETATGVVDALRRRLAGEPVAYAPAADAVRRTEQFLTSLSLETTDLTTIGPRLVRLCHALDHLGELDAELARAPATPADWSPPAGFAAAARALAELLDATRDPAGAPSPAAFRAVENASRQLGEERRSGREQLLADLALQRVSATNARGALDALAWADGALHHAWRLAESLRAAAR, encoded by the coding sequence ATGGATGCGACCATCGTCACCGTGCTGGGTGGGCTGGGGATGTTCCTGCTCGGCATCCACCATCTCACCGAGGGGCTGAAGGGACTGGCGGGCGACTCGCTGCGACAGGCGTTGCAGCGGCTGGTGGGAGGACGGTTCAGCGCCGTGCTCTCGGGCGTCGTGTTCACCGTCCTGATCCAGTCCTCGACCGCGGCCACGCTGACCGTCATCGGCTTCGTCAGCGCCGGCCTGGTCACCTTCCCGCAGGCGGTCGGCGTGATCGTCGGCGCCACCCTCGGCACCACCTCGACGCCGTGGATCGTCGCGATCTTCGGCCTGCGCCTGCGCATCGCCTCGGCGGCGATGCCGCTGCTCGGCATCGGCGCCCTGCTGTGGCTGGTCGGCCGCGGCCGCTGGCGCTCGCTGGGCGCCATCCTCGCCGGCTTCGGCCTGCTCTTCGTCGGCATCGACTATCTGCAGAACGGCATGGCGGGGACGTCGTGGGACCTCGAGGCCTTCGCCGGCAGCGGTCCGGCGGCGCGCTGGATCCTCGCCATCGTCGGCATGGTGATGACCTTCGTCATGCAGAGCTCGAGCGCCGCCGCCGCGACCACCCTCGTCGCCCTCGATGCCGGCTCGCTCTCCTTCCAGCAGGGCTGCGCGATCATCGTCGGCCAGAGCGTCGGCTCGGCGGCGACCACCGCGATCGCCGCCGTCGGCGGCGGTCTGGCGGTGCGCCGCTCGGCGCTCGCGCATGTCGTCTTCAGCCTCGTGGTCGGCGTCCTCTCGCTGTCGTTCCTGACGCCGCTGACGACGGCAGCGGAATGGATCGGCGGCCGGCTCGGCGCCACCGACGGGGTGCTGGCGCTGGCGTCGTTCAGCAGCCTGTTCAAGCTCGCCGGCATCCTCGTCTTCTACCCGTGGCTCGATCAGTTCGCGCGCTACATCGAACACCTCACCGGGCCGGGACGCGACACCGCCGTCGATCGCCTGCAGCCGACGCTGGCCGAGGCCGGCGGCACGGTGGCGCTGGAGGCGGCGTGGCGGGCGCTGCTGGAGACCGCCACCGGCGTGGTCGACGCGCTGCGCCGCCGCCTCGCCGGCGAGCCGGTGGCGTACGCCCCCGCCGCCGACGCGGTCCGGCGGACCGAACAGTTCCTCACCTCGCTGTCGCTCGAGACGACCGACCTGACGACCATCGGCCCGCGCCTGGTCCGCCTCTGCCACGCCCTCGACCACCTGGGCGAGCTCGACGCGGAGCTGGCCAGGGCGCCCGCGACCCCGGCCGACTGGTCGCCGCCGGCGGGATTCGCCGCCGCGGCGCGGGCGCTGGCGGAGCTCCTCGACGCCACCCGCGACCCGGCGGGCGCGCCGTCCCCGGCGGCGTTCCGCGCCGTCGAGAACGCGAGCCGTCAACTGGGCGAGGAACGGCGGAGCGGCCGCGAGCAGTTGCTGGCGGACCTCGCCCTGCAACGGGTGTCGGCGACGAACGCCCGCGGCGCCCTCGACGCGCTGGCGTGGGCGGACGGCGCCCTCCACCACGCCTGGCGGCTCGCCGAATCGTTGCGCGCCGCGGCGCGGTAG